Sequence from the Candidatus Methylacidiphilales bacterium genome:
TGTGCGAAGGGAGCAGCCAGATGCGATTTTTCATCTGGCTGGGCAAGTGGCTATGACGACTTCGATTGCGGATCCTATGCGGGACTTTGAAATCAACGCGCTTGGGACGCTGTATCTCTTGGAGGCGGTGCGTCAATATGCTCCAGATGCTCATGTTTTCTATTCTTCGACCAATAAGGTGTATGGTGATCTTGAGCAGTTTACTTATCGGGAGACCTCGACGCGATATGAGTGCGTAGAAAGGCCAAACGGATTTGATGAGAGCACGCCACTTGAGTTTCACTCTCCCTACGGTTGTTCGAAAGGGGCAGCGGATCAGTATATGCTCGATTACGCAAGGATTTTTGGGCTATGCACGACGGTGTTTCGGCATTCTTCGATGTATGGCGGGCGGCAATATGCGACTTATGATCAGGGTTGGGTAGGTTGGTTTTGCCAAAAGGCTATTGAGATTCGCCGAGGCTTGTTGAAAGAGCCTTTTACGATCTCGGGGAATGGTAAACAAGTGCGCGATCTTCTTCATGCGGAGGACATGATAGCGCTTTATTTTACATGTCTTGAAAAGCGAGAGGTGGTGAGGGGGGAGGTGTATAACATTGGGGGTGGTATGGAACGCAGTCTTTCGCTCTTGGAGCTATTTATGCGTCTTGAGGGGCTGACAGGGGTCTCTATGAGCTATCGTTCCTTGCCGCCTCGGATCTCAGATCAAAAGGTGTTTGTGGCGGATTTAAGTAAGGTCGCACGGCATATTGGATGGACGCCGCAGGTAGATGTTGAGAGAGGATTAGAGTCAATGATTCGATGGTGTGAGAGGGTGGTTGGGTGATGGATGCTTATATGCGTTGGTTCCAAGCAACTGTGTCGTAACGCTCACGGCACAGTTTTTCTGTGTGTGAAAGCTCTTCGCTGGTGATTGTTTCTTGTATGAAGTGAGCATCCCATTTTTTGCAGAAGTGATGGATTAGGGTGAGGGCGAAGGTTTTTTTTAGGTCGAGCGACCAGTTGAGGCCTTGCACGCTGCCTTGGTGAAGCAAGCCGAAACGATTGCGGCGTTGGGCGGCGCCAGCGATTTTCTGTCTAGTGCTGGGATGTAGGAGATCATGGGGGACTGGAGAAATGAAGCATGGAAGTGGGATTGCAGACGTCGATGTGGGGTGTGAGGTGTTTAGAATCGTGTGGATCTTAATTTCAGCTAATGCATCGGAGAGGATCTGGTGAAAACTTCGGTAGCTCTCTGCGACTGAGATTTGTAGGCTTTCAAGATGGCGTTGTGGAATGATGACGGAATAGGTGAAATCGTTTTCGTGGTCTACAAGGCCTCCACCAGTGAGGCGGCGAACGTAGGAGCGGTGGTGGGGAACGATTTGCCAGGGATCTTGATAGCCGATGCTTATGGGGCGGCGGCCTTGTGAGTCTGGGCTCCAGGAGTAGACACGGAGGACGGGGTGTGGGCTGCATTCTAGGAGAGCTTGGTCAGCCGCCATGTTCCAGCCTTTGGGACGTTCCTCTTCGATGATCAGTCGGAAGAGAGGACGGTTCATTGGGGCTAGGAGAGTAGCTCTTTGAGTCGTTGTCCCATGACGGCGGGAGTCTCTGCGATATGGATGCCAGCTTCTCGAAGTGCTTGTATTTTGGCTTGAGCTGTGCCTTGGCCACTTGAGATGATGGCACCGGCGTGTCCCATGCGGCGGCCAGGTGGAGCTGTCTGGCCTGCGATGAAGGCTAGGACTGGCTTGCGGACGTGTTCGCGGATGTATATGGCGGCTTCTTCTTCTTCTTGTCCGCCGATTTCTCCGATGAGCATGATGGCTTGGGTCTCTGGATCTTCGTTGAATAGTCGGATGGCGTCGGTATGTGTGGTGCCTTTTATGGGGTCGCCGCCGATGCCGATGCAGGTGCTTTGGCCTAGGCCGAGCTGGGTGAGTTGCCAGACGGCTTCGTAAGTGAGTGTGCCGCTGCGGGAGACGACGCCGACGGGGCCAGGTTTGTGGATGTATCCGGGCATGATGCCGATTTTGCAGGCGCCTGGGGTGATGATGCCGGGGCAGTTGGGGCCGATCAGACGGCTGTTTGTTTTTTTCAGTATGGTCTTTACGCGGATCATGTCGAGAACGGGGATGCCTTCTGTGATGCAGACGATCAGCTCGATGCCGGCAGCTGCAGCTTCGATGATGGAGTCTGCTGCGAAGGGGGCGGGGACGAAGATCATGGTGGCGTTGCAACCGGTTTTTGTTCGTGCTTCGGCTACGGTATCAAAAATGGGGACTTTTCCGTCGAAGGTTTCGCCACCGCGTCCAGGTGTGACTCCTGCGACGACTTGTGTGCCGTATTCCATACAACTGCGGGCATGGAATGCACCGGCGTTGCCGGTGATGCCTTGAACGAGGAGGCGTGTGTGTTGATTGACGAGGATGGCCATAGGCGAGGGGGCTGGGGTTTATTTTACGGAAGCGACGACTTTTTGGGCTGCATCGGATAGGGT
This genomic interval carries:
- a CDS encoding GDP-mannose 4,6-dehydratase; this translates as MKLFITGGAGFLGSNLAAEALRRNFDLIILDNLSRLGSADNLEWLREWGTFTFIEGDVTKPGILQEIVRREQPDAIFHLAGQVAMTTSIADPMRDFEINALGTLYLLEAVRQYAPDAHVFYSSTNKVYGDLEQFTYRETSTRYECVERPNGFDESTPLEFHSPYGCSKGAADQYMLDYARIFGLCTTVFRHSSMYGGRQYATYDQGWVGWFCQKAIEIRRGLLKEPFTISGNGKQVRDLLHAEDMIALYFTCLEKREVVRGEVYNIGGGMERSLSLLELFMRLEGLTGVSMSYRSLPPRISDQKVFVADLSKVARHIGWTPQVDVERGLESMIRWCERVVG
- the sucD gene encoding succinate--CoA ligase subunit alpha, with translation MAILVNQHTRLLVQGITGNAGAFHARSCMEYGTQVVAGVTPGRGGETFDGKVPIFDTVAEARTKTGCNATMIFVPAPFAADSIIEAAAAGIELIVCITEGIPVLDMIRVKTILKKTNSRLIGPNCPGIITPGACKIGIMPGYIHKPGPVGVVSRSGTLTYEAVWQLTQLGLGQSTCIGIGGDPIKGTTHTDAIRLFNEDPETQAIMLIGEIGGQEEEEAAIYIREHVRKPVLAFIAGQTAPPGRRMGHAGAIISSGQGTAQAKIQALREAGIHIAETPAVMGQRLKELLS